The bacterium genome has a window encoding:
- the gabT gene encoding 4-aminobutyrate--2-oxoglutarate transaminase: MLKGDEMPQKGQVQGAMTKSLLEKKEQYVARGISNLAPIFVQNAKGAVIQDLDGNTYIDFYGGIGVVNAGHCPEGVVNAIKEQAENLLHSCFMVGMYEPYVNLAEKLVYITPGDHPKKAMLVNSGAEAVENAVKIARAHTHRPGIIAFEAGFHGRTLLTMTLTSKVKPYKHEFGPFAPEVYKVPSAYCYRCIYRSTYPECGMHCLEYFERFFVSEADPSNIAAMIIEPVQGEGGFIVPPMEFLPGLKSICEKHGIVFIADEVQTGFARTGKMFAVEHFGVVPDLMTLAKGIASGMPLSAVVGKAEIMDSPTPGRIGGTYGGNPLSCVAALATIDLIEKENLPVRAEKIGSVIVARIKALQQKYHQIGDIRSLGAMVGIELVKDIQTRAPHKEATTAIIHECFNRGLLTMGAGIFSNVVRFLPPLVITDQQLDTAIAIFEESLAAVLGK, encoded by the coding sequence ATGCTGAAAGGTGATGAGATGCCCCAAAAAGGGCAAGTCCAGGGTGCGATGACCAAGTCCCTTCTTGAGAAAAAGGAGCAATACGTTGCCAGAGGGATTTCCAATCTTGCGCCGATTTTTGTCCAGAACGCCAAGGGGGCCGTTATCCAGGACCTTGACGGGAACACCTATATCGATTTTTACGGTGGGATCGGCGTGGTCAATGCCGGACACTGCCCGGAAGGGGTCGTCAACGCCATCAAGGAGCAGGCGGAAAACCTGTTGCACTCCTGCTTCATGGTGGGCATGTACGAACCCTACGTGAACCTCGCCGAAAAATTGGTGTATATCACTCCCGGCGATCACCCTAAAAAGGCCATGCTGGTTAATAGCGGTGCCGAGGCGGTGGAAAATGCCGTGAAAATCGCCAGGGCCCATACTCATCGCCCCGGAATTATCGCCTTCGAGGCCGGCTTCCACGGCCGCACTCTGCTCACCATGACCCTGACAAGCAAGGTCAAGCCCTACAAACACGAGTTCGGCCCCTTCGCCCCCGAGGTCTACAAGGTTCCGTCTGCCTACTGCTACAGGTGTATCTACCGGTCCACCTATCCCGAGTGCGGCATGCATTGCCTGGAATATTTCGAGCGCTTTTTTGTCAGTGAAGCGGACCCTTCCAATATTGCCGCCATGATCATCGAGCCGGTGCAGGGTGAAGGTGGATTCATCGTACCACCCATGGAATTCCTCCCTGGGCTGAAGAGCATCTGCGAAAAGCACGGCATCGTTTTTATCGCCGACGAGGTCCAGACCGGTTTTGCCCGGACCGGGAAAATGTTCGCTGTGGAGCACTTTGGGGTGGTCCCAGATCTGATGACCCTGGCAAAGGGGATCGCCTCGGGTATGCCGCTCAGTGCCGTGGTCGGCAAGGCCGAGATAATGGATAGCCCTACTCCAGGGCGTATCGGCGGCACCTACGGCGGCAATCCGCTTTCCTGTGTTGCCGCGCTGGCCACTATTGACCTGATAGAGAAGGAGAACCTTCCCGTCCGGGCCGAGAAGATCGGTTCGGTGATCGTCGCCAGGATCAAGGCGCTGCAGCAGAAGTACCACCAGATCGGCGATATCCGGTCACTGGGGGCCATGGTGGGCATCGAACTGGTCAAGGATATCCAGACCAGGGCACCCCACAAGGAAGCGACCACGGCCATCATCCATGAGTGTTTCAACCGGGGGCTGCTCACCATGGGCGCGGGCATCTTCAGTAATGTGGTGCGGTTCCTGCCTCCGTTGGTGATCACCGACCAGCAACTCGATACCGCTATTGCAATCTTTGAGGAATCCCTGGCGGCGGTTCTGGGCAAGTAG
- a CDS encoding ABC transporter substrate-binding protein: MYKVLVSTMLVAVFLMVSNPSAAEELDKVRKAGEISFSMSGQYPPFNFVDENNKLTGFDVEVCSEIAKRIGVKPKPVTTAWDGIIAGLLAGKYNLICGSMAITEARLEAIDFSDPYYRSGAQLFVAKDSKVTSADQLNGKKVGVTLGTTYEEWVRKNLARVDVRTYKGVPDMILEMSNGRLDGFITDRIVGAMAIAEKGAQLKLAGPLLYEERMGIALTKENPKLRTAINEAIAAMQKDGSYRDISLKYLKIDAR; this comes from the coding sequence ATGTACAAAGTTCTAGTGTCCACCATGTTAGTTGCCGTGTTCTTAATGGTATCCAACCCCAGCGCCGCTGAAGAGCTAGACAAGGTCCGCAAGGCGGGCGAGATAAGCTTTTCCATGAGCGGCCAATACCCACCGTTCAATTTTGTCGATGAGAACAATAAATTGACCGGTTTCGATGTTGAAGTCTGCAGCGAGATCGCCAAACGCATCGGCGTAAAGCCCAAGCCTGTGACCACTGCCTGGGATGGAATTATCGCTGGTCTGCTGGCAGGCAAGTACAATTTGATCTGCGGCAGTATGGCTATCACCGAGGCACGTCTCGAGGCCATCGACTTTTCGGACCCCTATTACCGTTCCGGCGCCCAGCTCTTTGTGGCCAAAGACTCGAAGGTTACCTCGGCGGACCAGCTGAACGGTAAGAAAGTCGGCGTAACCCTCGGCACCACCTATGAGGAGTGGGTACGGAAGAACCTTGCCAGAGTGGATGTTCGCACCTATAAGGGCGTCCCCGACATGATCCTTGAAATGTCCAATGGCCGTCTTGATGGTTTCATCACCGACCGCATCGTTGGCGCCATGGCGATCGCCGAAAAAGGCGCGCAGCTTAAACTGGCCGGTCCCCTGCTGTACGAAGAGCGGATGGGGATCGCTCTGACCAAGGAAAATCCCAAGCTTCGGACGGCCATTAACGAGGCCATCGCAGCGATGCAGAAGGACGGCTCCTACCGTGACATCAGCCTGAAGTATCTGAAGATCGACGCACGCTGA
- a CDS encoding NAD-glutamate dehydrogenase yields the protein MSAVSEGSLFDQIKEAASRNHGHVEENLAWLKEQMHHYFFLTNMDEVEAVAALAAALHNLRHNRKLTLVDREKLLMLAQTGVPGSVYQALRSLPEREISYAQITTSYAPIPGTFHPLEVLRFAFDRKEDEEIARCGQPLIPRPTKNAIARTLKQDYPGFDHEDLEKLISILWLNNEQYVRIPPAERVARILWLYQQTTLHGGIYLDIQETEGPGGAPESRLLFGVGNPPQGGYLLQILEVFNRLRLGVMRAYCLTISTGVHPYFLAGFYVNAQGGEKVEKDSALFLRLKEELYNTQILPASSEAYQELITNGVATGAEASLIRAFVGFCHTNLAHNHPDSFDLEGVTRAFHNHPDISLQLVKLFRVRFDPTMADRESLYLQTLEETTQLIEKFNTGRRFLDEFRRTVFRCGLYFIRHTLKTNFFVPEKHALAFRLDPDYLAELDDEFTCDLPPERPYRITYFSGRYGSGYHIGFTDIARGGWRTLITQGRDDYVTCANTLFRENFVLAYTQHLKNKDIYEGGSKMVTVLDAGGEKDQKTVTQRLYKLQYGFINAFLDILITENGKARDPRVVDYYGQDEPVELGPDENMHDAMVELVARQAVKRGYLLGAGIMSSKIIGINHKEFGVTSTGVIRFAEVTMEELGLNMHTDPFTVKFTGGPNGDVAGNAMKLLFERCPKVKITLIVDGTCALYDPRGVQHEALARIILRDDLQAFDPKALHPGGFILYRSQPRKEGMKKLFKKVVCNASGLEEMWVSNDEFYREYSTLIFTVPADLFIPAGGRPETIDCGNCHGFFAEDGRPNTRAIIEGANSFITPEARLELQKRGIVIMRDASANKCGVISSSYEIIANLMLSDEEFLADKQQYVEDVIDILNRRAEDEARLIFKRHRQAAGSLSYTEISDGLSSEINVHYARLFDFLEQNPHLCDQPQYRQALVQHLPNLLQKVGKYSKRVATLPEKIKYAILASEIASSLVYRGSEEDAYREMIEGHLSRMSTSGAPGV from the coding sequence ATGAGCGCCGTTTCTGAAGGCAGCCTGTTTGACCAGATCAAGGAGGCAGCCAGCCGCAACCATGGCCATGTGGAAGAGAACCTGGCCTGGCTCAAGGAACAGATGCACCACTACTTCTTCCTCACCAACATGGACGAGGTGGAGGCGGTCGCAGCCCTGGCTGCCGCCCTGCACAACCTGAGACATAACCGCAAACTGACTCTGGTAGACCGTGAAAAGCTTCTGATGCTGGCGCAGACAGGCGTGCCTGGGTCTGTGTACCAGGCGCTGAGAAGCCTGCCGGAAAGGGAGATCTCCTACGCCCAGATCACCACCTCCTATGCGCCCATTCCCGGGACATTTCATCCTCTGGAGGTGCTGCGGTTTGCCTTCGACCGCAAGGAGGATGAGGAGATCGCACGCTGCGGCCAGCCCCTGATTCCCCGGCCGACTAAAAACGCCATTGCCAGGACATTAAAACAGGACTACCCCGGCTTCGACCACGAGGATCTGGAAAAGCTTATAAGCATCCTCTGGCTCAATAATGAGCAATACGTCCGGATTCCCCCCGCCGAACGGGTGGCCCGGATCCTATGGCTTTACCAGCAGACAACGCTGCACGGGGGGATATATCTGGATATTCAGGAGACAGAAGGGCCGGGCGGTGCGCCGGAATCACGCCTTCTTTTCGGGGTCGGCAATCCTCCGCAGGGAGGTTATTTGCTGCAGATCCTGGAGGTCTTTAATCGTCTGCGGCTCGGGGTCATGAGGGCCTACTGCCTGACCATCAGCACCGGCGTCCATCCTTATTTCCTGGCGGGTTTTTACGTAAACGCCCAGGGAGGCGAGAAGGTTGAAAAGGATTCCGCGCTGTTCCTGCGGTTGAAAGAAGAGCTTTACAACACGCAGATTCTGCCTGCCTCATCTGAGGCATACCAGGAGTTGATCACCAACGGTGTTGCCACCGGCGCCGAGGCTTCCCTGATCCGGGCCTTCGTTGGTTTTTGCCACACCAATCTGGCGCATAACCACCCGGACAGCTTCGATCTTGAAGGGGTCACGCGGGCCTTTCACAACCACCCGGACATATCCCTGCAGCTGGTCAAACTGTTTCGTGTACGGTTCGATCCGACCATGGCTGACCGCGAGTCGCTCTACCTGCAGACCCTCGAAGAGACGACGCAGCTTATCGAAAAATTCAACACAGGGCGCCGGTTCCTGGACGAATTCCGGCGGACGGTCTTCCGCTGCGGCCTCTACTTTATCCGTCACACCCTGAAGACCAATTTTTTCGTACCGGAAAAGCATGCCCTGGCCTTTCGCCTTGATCCAGACTATCTGGCTGAGCTTGACGATGAGTTTACCTGCGACCTGCCGCCCGAGCGTCCCTACCGGATCACCTATTTTTCCGGCCGCTACGGTTCGGGCTACCATATAGGCTTTACCGATATCGCTCGCGGTGGCTGGCGCACGCTGATTACCCAAGGTCGCGACGACTATGTCACCTGTGCCAACACCCTCTTCAGAGAAAACTTTGTTCTGGCCTACACCCAGCACCTCAAGAATAAGGATATCTACGAGGGGGGTTCCAAGATGGTGACGGTACTCGACGCCGGGGGGGAGAAGGATCAAAAAACGGTGACGCAGCGCCTTTACAAGCTCCAGTACGGTTTCATCAATGCCTTCCTTGATATTCTCATCACCGAGAATGGCAAGGCCAGGGATCCTCGGGTGGTCGATTATTACGGCCAGGACGAGCCGGTAGAACTGGGCCCTGACGAAAACATGCACGACGCGATGGTCGAACTGGTCGCCCGCCAGGCGGTCAAACGGGGCTACCTGCTTGGCGCCGGGATCATGTCGAGTAAAATAATCGGCATAAACCACAAGGAGTTCGGGGTGACCTCGACCGGGGTGATAAGGTTTGCTGAGGTCACCATGGAAGAGCTTGGCCTGAATATGCACACCGATCCATTTACCGTCAAATTCACCGGTGGCCCGAACGGGGATGTTGCCGGCAATGCCATGAAGCTGCTTTTTGAGCGCTGCCCGAAGGTGAAAATAACCCTCATCGTCGACGGCACCTGCGCCCTTTATGATCCGCGGGGGGTCCAGCATGAGGCCCTTGCCAGGATCATTCTCAGAGACGATCTCCAGGCCTTCGACCCGAAAGCTCTTCACCCGGGCGGCTTTATCCTCTATCGAAGTCAGCCGCGTAAGGAGGGGATGAAAAAGCTGTTTAAAAAGGTCGTTTGCAATGCCTCGGGACTTGAGGAGATGTGGGTATCCAACGACGAATTCTACCGCGAATACAGCACCCTCATCTTCACCGTCCCTGCCGACCTGTTCATCCCCGCCGGGGGGAGGCCCGAGACCATCGACTGTGGAAATTGCCACGGCTTTTTCGCCGAGGACGGCCGCCCCAATACCCGGGCCATCATCGAAGGGGCAAACTCCTTCATCACCCCCGAAGCCAGATTGGAACTGCAGAAGCGGGGGATCGTGATCATGCGCGACGCTTCGGCCAACAAATGCGGGGTCATCTCTTCCTCATACGAGATCATCGCCAATCTGATGCTGAGTGATGAGGAGTTTCTTGCCGACAAACAACAATATGTCGAGGACGTCATCGACATTCTCAACCGGCGGGCCGAAGACGAGGCGAGGCTTATTTTCAAGCGGCACCGTCAGGCAGCAGGGAGCCTTTCCTATACTGAAATTTCGGACGGTCTCAGTTCCGAGATTAACGTTCATTACGCCAGACTCTTCGATTTCCTGGAGCAGAATCCCCACCTGTGTGACCAGCCGCAGTATCGCCAGGCGCTTGTACAGCATCTACCGAACCTTCTTCAAAAAGTCGGGAAATACAGCAAGCGTGTTGCAACCTTACCGGAAAAAATTAAATACGCTATTTTGGCCAGCGAAATTGCCTCATCCCTGGTTTACCGGGGCAGTGAGGAGGATGCCTACCGGGAGATGATCGAAGGGCATTTGAGCCGGATGAGTACTTCCGGGGCGCCTGGAGTTTAG
- a CDS encoding amino acid ABC transporter ATP-binding protein: MIRLKDLRKSFGKLEVLKGIDLDVARSEVLVLIGPSGSGKSTLLRCVNNLETPTGGEVTVDGERVNRTDLSPRAFQKHLNRVRTHMGMVFQHFNLFPHKTVFENIIEGPTQVLRRNREEITTEALELLDKVGLEEKRDNYPAQLSGGQKQRVAIARALAMKPSVMLFDEVTSALDPELVGGVLRVMEGLAIEGMTMIVVTHEMGFAEGVADRVVFMDDGLIIEEGVPKEIFSNPREERTKRFLADVFK, from the coding sequence ATGATCCGCCTGAAAGACCTGAGAAAAAGCTTCGGCAAGCTCGAGGTTCTCAAAGGGATCGATCTTGACGTGGCGCGCAGTGAGGTGCTGGTGCTGATTGGGCCGAGCGGGTCAGGCAAGAGCACCCTCCTTCGATGTGTGAATAACCTGGAAACCCCGACGGGGGGCGAGGTCACAGTGGACGGTGAACGGGTCAACCGGACAGATCTGTCGCCGCGAGCCTTCCAGAAGCATCTCAACCGTGTCCGTACCCATATGGGCATGGTATTCCAGCATTTCAATCTCTTCCCCCACAAGACGGTGTTTGAGAACATCATCGAGGGGCCGACACAGGTGCTGCGCAGGAACCGTGAGGAGATCACGACCGAGGCGCTGGAATTGCTTGATAAAGTAGGGCTGGAGGAGAAACGGGACAACTATCCGGCGCAGCTTTCCGGCGGACAGAAGCAGCGAGTGGCCATTGCCCGTGCTCTTGCGATGAAGCCATCAGTGATGCTTTTCGACGAGGTGACGAGTGCGCTCGATCCCGAATTGGTGGGAGGGGTGCTGAGGGTCATGGAGGGGCTGGCCATCGAGGGCATGACCATGATCGTGGTTACCCACGAAATGGGTTTTGCCGAGGGGGTTGCCGACCGTGTGGTGTTCATGGACGATGGTCTCATCATAGAGGAGGGAGTGCCGAAAGAGATTTTCAGCAACCCTCGCGAGGAACGCACAAAACGGTTTCTCGCAGATGTGTTCAAGTAA
- a CDS encoding acetyl-CoA C-acetyltransferase, producing MRNVVIAGYLRTACSKVKFSEPGKDWFSTLRADDLLAEVIPALLQRSGTEGAEVDDLIVGSALGVSEQWTCGGRTAVFLANLPAQVPARFIDQQCGSGMAAIHTGFLEIAAGYADVVLAAGMEHMGRVPIGPTLFEKGALSVNPRLYREERFRHWDMETTMHMGFTAEKLCAVSGFSREDLDLWGARSHQRAAKAQLEGFFDGEILPVEARQDHGEVMSVARDQGIRENVKPEDMAKLAPVFRPDGLITAGNASPLNAGAGALLLMSGATAKSKELEPLATIRSIGFAGVDPTLMGTGPVPAARMALKKAGLEPADIDYWEINEAFSIVVLNAIRELGIDPERVNVNGGAIAIGHPLGATGIRLVGTLARILKASGARFGCAAACIGGGQGIATIIERTG from the coding sequence ATGCGGAACGTGGTGATCGCCGGTTATTTGCGGACAGCCTGCTCCAAAGTGAAATTCAGCGAACCGGGGAAGGATTGGTTCAGTACGCTGCGCGCCGATGACCTTCTGGCCGAGGTGATCCCGGCATTGCTGCAGCGAAGCGGGACCGAGGGCGCCGAGGTGGATGATCTTATCGTCGGTTCGGCGCTGGGGGTGAGTGAGCAGTGGACCTGCGGCGGCCGCACCGCCGTTTTCCTCGCCAACCTGCCGGCGCAGGTTCCGGCCAGGTTTATCGATCAGCAGTGCGGCTCTGGCATGGCGGCGATCCACACCGGTTTTCTGGAGATTGCCGCCGGCTATGCCGATGTGGTCCTGGCTGCCGGAATGGAACACATGGGGAGGGTGCCCATCGGTCCGACCCTGTTCGAGAAAGGCGCTCTTTCCGTCAACCCCCGCCTTTACCGGGAGGAACGGTTCCGGCACTGGGACATGGAAACGACTATGCACATGGGGTTCACCGCCGAAAAGCTCTGCGCCGTGAGCGGTTTCAGCCGCGAAGATCTCGATCTATGGGGTGCCCGCTCCCACCAACGGGCGGCAAAGGCGCAGCTGGAGGGTTTTTTTGACGGCGAGATCCTTCCGGTCGAGGCCCGACAAGACCACGGAGAAGTCATGAGTGTCGCCCGCGACCAGGGCATTCGTGAGAACGTCAAGCCGGAAGATATGGCGAAACTGGCACCGGTATTTCGCCCCGATGGCCTCATCACGGCCGGCAACGCCTCGCCCCTGAACGCCGGGGCCGGTGCCCTCCTGCTGATGTCCGGAGCAACCGCCAAGAGTAAGGAACTTGAGCCCCTCGCAACCATCCGATCCATCGGCTTTGCCGGCGTCGACCCCACCCTGATGGGTACAGGCCCGGTTCCTGCGGCGCGAATGGCGCTGAAGAAGGCTGGCCTTGAACCCGCGGACATCGATTACTGGGAGATCAATGAAGCCTTCAGCATCGTCGTACTTAATGCGATCAGGGAGTTGGGAATTGACCCCGAAAGGGTCAACGTCAACGGCGGTGCCATCGCCATCGGGCATCCCCTTGGGGCCACCGGCATTCGGCTGGTGGGAACGCTGGCCCGCATCCTCAAGGCCAGCGGGGCCCGCTTCGGCTGCGCCGCAGCCTGCATCGGGGGCGGTCAGGGGATCGCGACCATCATTGAAAGAACGGGCTGA
- a CDS encoding aldehyde ferredoxin oxidoreductase C-terminal domain-containing protein: MTAQRGSSWPNLDYEPVNLLGTNLGIHDAGQIAEMLKLTDHYGINAISLGTTIAYVLEYNERHPVSQICGGVTFGQYEKICILVEQTGRGELPEVGRGVRRLSEQTGEPGYAMQVKGLELPAYLPDLNPGYPWAIAGGRMSMGTYLLLAREGKTDLNYWVDAITGKGLLMTGYDMIGLCKFIGVGIGHRLVGEAVREATGLEISGEEMEAAVRRAFLLGLALERKQGYDKGEYTLPSRVF, encoded by the coding sequence ATGACGGCTCAACGGGGGAGTTCGTGGCCAAATTTAGACTACGAGCCCGTCAACCTTCTTGGCACCAACCTTGGCATCCACGACGCTGGCCAGATCGCCGAAATGTTGAAACTGACCGACCACTACGGCATAAACGCCATCTCCCTGGGCACCACTATCGCCTATGTGCTCGAATACAACGAACGGCATCCCGTGAGCCAGATATGCGGTGGGGTGACCTTCGGCCAATACGAAAAGATTTGTATACTGGTTGAGCAGACCGGTCGCGGCGAGCTTCCCGAGGTCGGGCGCGGCGTCAGGCGCCTTTCGGAGCAGACGGGGGAGCCCGGCTATGCCATGCAGGTCAAAGGGCTTGAGCTGCCGGCCTACCTTCCCGATCTCAACCCGGGCTACCCCTGGGCGATTGCCGGAGGCCGCATGTCGATGGGCACCTACCTGCTGCTGGCCCGGGAGGGCAAAACCGATCTTAACTACTGGGTTGATGCCATAACCGGAAAAGGTTTGCTGATGACCGGTTATGACATGATCGGCCTGTGCAAGTTCATCGGGGTGGGGATCGGCCATCGCCTCGTCGGCGAGGCCGTCAGGGAAGCCACCGGGCTTGAAATCAGCGGGGAGGAGATGGAAGCCGCGGTACGACGTGCTTTCCTGCTCGGGCTGGCGCTCGAGCGTAAGCAGGGCTACGACAAGGGGGAGTACACCCTGCCATCCCGGGTTTTTTGA
- a CDS encoding ArgE/DapE family deacylase, with protein sequence MNAQENKILTTVDALADDIIDFAGRLVRQPSTLKNEASAMLVMENELNRLGLEPVRVPIDPVELAAHPGFATVPWGYEGRFNLVATRPADGSGGRSALLNGHLDVVSPEPVEFWNTDPFNPVTRDGWLYGRGAGDMKGGVAAMTYALHAVEKAGLGLRAPVTLEAVIEEECCGNGALACLAAGYDAEAVLIPEPFGPTLYTSQVGVLWFKVRMRGVSCHVQATAAGINAIEKSYPIIAALRRLEEVMNGEERPDAYRDISHPLNLNIGIFKGGDWPSTVPAAAQFHGRLSFFPGTPYEDVCCRIQAAVDEAVQADPWLAENQPEVEFYGFRSEGHTLSRELPALAALNGCHHTLTGRDAETYISTCTTDLRAFHFFGKGQGTCYGPVAENVHGANERVKIDSILHVARAYALFLARWCQLAE encoded by the coding sequence ATGAATGCCCAGGAGAATAAAATACTGACCACTGTCGATGCCCTGGCCGATGATATCATCGATTTTGCCGGGCGACTGGTACGACAGCCCAGCACGCTCAAGAACGAAGCGTCGGCTATGCTGGTCATGGAAAATGAGCTCAACCGCCTCGGTCTGGAGCCGGTTCGGGTGCCCATCGATCCAGTGGAACTGGCAGCGCATCCCGGATTCGCCACGGTCCCCTGGGGCTACGAGGGACGCTTCAATCTGGTTGCTACGCGTCCGGCGGATGGCTCTGGTGGTCGAAGTGCTCTGCTGAACGGCCATTTGGACGTTGTGAGTCCAGAGCCGGTGGAATTCTGGAACACAGACCCCTTCAACCCCGTGACCCGTGACGGCTGGCTGTATGGGCGTGGGGCCGGAGACATGAAGGGCGGGGTGGCGGCCATGACCTACGCCCTCCACGCTGTGGAAAAAGCCGGCCTTGGCCTTCGCGCGCCGGTGACCCTGGAGGCTGTCATCGAGGAAGAGTGCTGCGGCAACGGGGCGCTGGCCTGTCTGGCCGCGGGTTACGACGCCGAGGCGGTCCTCATCCCCGAGCCGTTCGGGCCGACCCTGTATACCAGCCAGGTCGGAGTTCTATGGTTCAAAGTCCGAATGCGTGGTGTGTCCTGCCATGTTCAGGCCACAGCGGCGGGGATCAACGCCATAGAAAAAAGCTATCCCATCATTGCCGCTCTGCGCCGACTGGAAGAGGTGATGAACGGTGAGGAACGCCCCGATGCCTATCGCGATATCAGCCACCCGCTCAACCTGAACATCGGTATCTTCAAGGGAGGCGATTGGCCTTCCACTGTCCCGGCCGCCGCACAATTCCATGGCCGCCTCTCCTTTTTTCCAGGCACCCCTTACGAGGATGTCTGCTGCCGCATCCAGGCTGCGGTGGACGAGGCGGTGCAAGCCGATCCATGGCTGGCGGAAAATCAGCCTGAGGTGGAATTCTATGGTTTCCGGTCCGAAGGCCACACGCTCAGTCGGGAACTGCCGGCTTTGGCGGCCCTGAACGGCTGCCATCACACCCTCACCGGCCGGGATGCGGAAACCTACATCTCCACCTGCACTACCGACCTGCGGGCCTTCCACTTTTTCGGAAAAGGGCAGGGGACCTGCTATGGCCCGGTGGCGGAGAACGTCCATGGTGCCAACGAGAGGGTCAAAATCGACAGCATCCTGCATGTGGCAAGAGCTTATGCGCTTTTTCTCGCCCGTTGGTGCCAACTGGCAGAGTGA
- a CDS encoding amino acid ABC transporter permease: MLDWQVIIHYFPFLLKGAVLTLEISVISLVLGLVVGLVAALSVLSHNRLLRWPALFYVWIIRSTPLLVQLFIIYFGLPQFGIDLSPFWSGVLGLALNTGAYNAETIRGGILAVDRGQREASRSLGMSGALTMRRIILPQAMRLIIPPLGNNFIILIKDSSLVSTITLVELTLTAQRLIGSTYKPFEMYLMAAVLYAVLTSCAALLLGYVERRTTWGHA; this comes from the coding sequence ATGCTCGACTGGCAAGTTATTATCCACTATTTCCCCTTTCTTTTGAAAGGGGCGGTGCTTACGCTGGAGATCTCGGTGATCTCCCTCGTTCTCGGGCTGGTTGTCGGCCTGGTGGCGGCCCTGTCCGTACTCTCCCATAACCGTCTGCTGCGGTGGCCAGCCCTCTTTTATGTCTGGATCATTCGTTCGACGCCCCTTCTGGTGCAGCTGTTCATCATCTACTTCGGCCTGCCCCAGTTCGGGATCGATCTCAGTCCGTTCTGGTCAGGGGTGTTGGGGCTTGCCTTGAACACCGGCGCCTACAACGCAGAGACGATCCGCGGCGGCATCCTTGCAGTGGACAGGGGGCAACGTGAGGCATCGCGCTCTCTCGGCATGAGCGGTGCACTGACCATGCGCCGCATTATCTTGCCGCAGGCCATGCGCCTGATCATTCCGCCCCTGGGCAACAATTTCATCATCCTCATCAAGGACTCCTCGCTGGTTTCCACCATTACCCTGGTCGAACTGACCTTGACCGCTCAGCGCCTGATCGGGTCCACCTATAAACCGTTCGAGATGTATCTGATGGCCGCTGTGCTTTATGCGGTACTGACCTCCTGTGCCGCCCTGCTGTTGGGCTATGTCGAGCGCCGCACCACCTGGGGACACGCATGA